The following proteins are encoded in a genomic region of Oncorhynchus kisutch isolate 150728-3 linkage group LG6, Okis_V2, whole genome shotgun sequence:
- the LOC109892005 gene encoding nucleosome-remodeling factor subunit BPTF isoform X4 produces MRGKRGRPPKTLRMQEPSSEPERGLRTRRELRAKGRGSAEVDFESPKRGNNSSSRGRRKVGSSRGRGRGRGCGGRGTRGRRSIARSVVYDDHESDEDDDAVSLRSEEDELIEEETITDEEEEALNEESDPLEEILEEDDDDASYCTESSFRSQSTHGSTPGRKRTRVHCPRSPIFEEKEIPPLELPRTSEDLMVPSEELLNVSSIYEVLRNFSTVLRLSPFRFEDFCAALVGQEQCTLMAETHTALLKAILREEDTSNTTFGPADLKDSVNSTLYFIDGMTWPEVVRAYCESDQEYHHVLPYQEVEDYPYGPLDSKIKVLQFLVDQFLTTNIAREELMSEGVVQYDDHCRVCHRLGDLLCCETCSAVYHLECVKPPLVEVPEDEWQCEICVAHKVPGVTDCVTEMQKSKPYIRQEPIGYDRHRRQYWFLNRRIIVEEDGEHDKKKIWYYSTKVQLGELIECLDKEYWENDLCAVLEEMREEVHTHMDITEDLTNKARGNNKAFLTAANDEILERVQGRQERRAVEQAEKATTDTTKIEEETPTHCSPLSDHRELQDSESKEEASSQEDKPVDSESHGEEDPSAQCQPTPPPHPGDENSNSSHVSAPGVLRRPEEPNLADRSSQSSITSQDDTGEGKEIGNGEGSASGLTNNRIVTRLRNPESKLSQQKTQGDGSPTPRDSKETSPPSSESEVALLGTVRKDLTVKGNLNNFFKLGQEGKFRVYHNQFSTNTLGLNKHQHREDHDKRRHLSHKFSLTPAGDFKWNGSIHGSKVLTISTLRLTIIQLETNVPAPFLHPNWASHRTNWIKAVQMCSKAREFALALAIMECAIKPVVMLPVWKDALGHTRLHRMTSMEREEKEKGKKREKKLEDEETMQQATWVKYTIPIKHQVWKQKGEEYRVTGYGGWSWVSKTHVHRFVPRLPGNTNVNYRKVLEAAKTGKENATSCPNKRKCLPKAPTSSETQAKEESTPITEEKDQEETSTMEPSGSTSPGEGQTLKEKEEKNITDVEEKKDDQVEEKTEDKMDVDPSPPDACLSEEKGIVDSKCPSSLADPAVKEEPGEEEEPKQEDSEAKPPVRPFNWDVVNVSEGFQLRTAYKKKVKTSKLDGLLERRVKQFTLEEKQRLERLKQQSALAKHTVSKEKVNTGTPTTIKASIADKLAVTPCTSLKAERQADSVVKDTIVKRLDFDQEQPVKSQPSGETDNLDVRLGSTCKPQAAGATGPNLNTTELANHESSVQGNGGDALSQTELNGGSQKSIDLNNKVNLTSLELALGAPKPPRAEVTIAGENGRKHGYEETEQGNGQREIESKPHLVQVNGKDAVDTKAPVDSKMHLNLANKVDTKVMLQTLEGEIKTLPVKEPIKSIMNGTLSQDGLKVNNTVLATSPATADVERRVVVSEPDYLPPQKVARLENNGDRVADSVTSSLLGPPTGVPTVSNSTESQPMEIGQTASNKITPFPIPTAEESSLSNNTTVNSSSSTGVLKTITQVTTTTTTTMSTESRTVQIAEVSSSTKPAVIPAAESSAVSTLTTMTKTTVTRVCSPTLGATVSEETKTVVTAMLTDAKSGPSGSSVTSMTVSKEYSTRDRVRLLKFSRSKKTRSGTALPSYRKFVTKSSKKSIFVLPNDDLKKLARRGGIREVPIFNYNAKPALDIWPYPSPRPTFGITWRYRLQTVKSLAGVSLMLRLLWACLRWDDMAVKPSPAVGTTRTESSETAITTTEIIKRRDVGPHGIRSEYCIRKIICPIGVTEAPKETPTPQRKGLRSSALRPKKPEPAKQTGPIILETWVAEEELEIWEIRAFSERVEREKAQAADQAKKRLEQQKPGATTSTPTSTPTTSASGTPASLTSQVTPGTKLVLATKLGTPVTFQQNKNFHQSFASWVKQGQGSPVSTCSRATVANSMVTTSGQTFQISASPVTMAGQVITAKLPIPANSKIVTVNMPTTQGGMVQVQQNVMGIIPSSTPGNQRTYSSFQNRNATINIRPNTSTSTTTQPAIATGAQIRPGMSVIRSPLQQGTTMGKTIIRTPLMMQQGILPASQQQVVTQIIRGQPVSTAVSSASPVQTSAGQRMLGAAPSPRPVTPATGQSPSPSTPQGGRPQQGQVKLTLAQLTQLTQGAQGGNQGLTVVIQGQGQTTGQLQVIPQGVTVIPGPGQQLMQAAMPNGQVQRFLFTPGASAPTPATTASAAFNPVTAPTTTPSVPAPSQPPVQTPTTSQAPAPPVQPPQQAIAPVQPPQQAIVPVQPPQQAIASVQPPQQATAPVQPPQQATAPVQPPQQATAPVQPPQQAIAPVQPPQQAIAPVQPPQQAIAPVQPPQQAIASVQPPQQAIAPVQPPQQAIAPVQPPQQPIAPVQPPALAPAPPPVSTHQTQPPQTQVHIPLQSRTALPIQQIAQIPTSPQQVHMKTLSVSPSITQATVRPIQAHAQLQPQVTAQIRPQQQLHLHHQHQLITVPGLQPQVQVLGTIQTHMAAQLQAQQGGALPQQIKLQLPIQIQQAGGQVQAHQIQNVVTIQTASVQDHLQRIQQLREQQQKKKQQEAKREQSLQASSPSDIIQKQVVMKQNAVIENLKQRKTMTPAEREENQRIIVCNQVMKFILDKIDKDEKQAAKKRKKEESVEQKRSKQNATKLSALLFKHKEQLKAEILKKRALLDKELQLEVQEELRRDISRLRKEKEKAQAAASQAAAAAAAAQVVLSLSPTMASLSSAHKRKRDDERDSSSAKPKKKKMISTTSKDHKKEVKLYCVCKTPYDEAKFYIGCDLCSNWFHGACVGITEKEAKKMDDYVCNGCKQGQDSQDSEGTTEELYCICRTPYDETQFYIGCDRCQNWYHGRCVGILQSEATHIDEYVCPQCQSTEDAMTVLTPLTDKDYEGLRRILRSLQAHKMAWPFLEPVDPNDAPDYYGVIKEPMDLSTMEDKLQKRYYNKLTEFVADMTKVFDNCRYYNPNDSPFFQCAEVLESFFVQKLKGFKASRSHNNKLQTSTS; encoded by the exons ATGAGGGGGAAAAGAGGCAGGCCGCCCAAAACCCTGCGGATGCAGGAGCCTTCATCCGAGCCGGAACGTGGCTTGAGAACCAGGAGGGAGTTGAGGGCAAAGGGGAGAGGTAGTGCCGAGGTCGATTTTGAGAGTCCCAAGAGGGGAAATAACTCTTCGTCTAGGGGCAGGAGGAAAGTGGGATCATCTCGCGGTAGGGGAAGAGgcagaggttgtggtggcagagGTACTAGGGGCAGACGGTCAATCGCTAGATCTGTGGTTTATGATGATCATGAaagtgatgaagatgatgatgctGTGAGTTTGAGATCTGAGGAGGACGAATTGATAGAGGAAGAGACGATAACAGACGAGGAAGAAGAGGCCCTCAACGAGGAGTCAGACCCGCTTGAGGAAATACtcgaggaggatgatgatgatgccaGCTACTGTACTGAAAGCAGCTTTCGGAGTCAGAGCACTCATGGCAGCACTCCGG gGCGGAAGAGGACGCGGGTGCACTGCCCTCGCTCGCCCatctttgaggaaaaggagatCCCTCCTCTGGAGCTGCCCAGAACCTCTGAGGATCTCATGGTGCCCAGCGAGGAACTGCTCAACGTGTCCTCCATCTACGAGGTCCTGCGCAACTTCAGCACGGTGCTGCGGCTCTCTCCCTTCCGCTTTGAGGACTTCTGTGCTGCGCTGGTAGGCCAGGAGCAGTGCACGCTGATGGCAGAGACCCACACAGCCCTACTGAAGGCCATCCTGCGTGAGGAGGACACCTCCAACACCACGTTCGGTCCTGCTGACCTCAAGGACAGCGTCAACTCCACCCTCTACTTCATTGATGGTATGACGTGGCCCGAAGTGGTCCGTGCCTACTGCGAGAGCGACCAGGAGTACCACCATGTCCTGCCCTACCAGGAGGTGGAGGACTACCCCTATGGCCCTCTGGACAGTAAGATCAAGGTGCTGCAGTTCTTGGTGGATCAGTTCCTCACCACCAATATCGCCCGCGAGGAGTTGATGTCAGAGGGGGTGGTGCAGTATGATGACCACTGCAGGGTGTGCCACAGGTTGGGGGACCTGTTGTGCTGTGAGACCTGCTCTGCTGTCTACCACCTGGAGTGTGTGAAGCCGCCACTGGTAGAGGTGCCGGAGGACGAATGGCAGTGTGAGATCTGCGTGGCACACAAGGTGCCCGGGGTCACAGACTGTGTGACAGAGATGCAGAAGAGCAAACCCTACATCCGCCAGGAGCCCATCGGCTACGACCGCCACCGGAGGCAATACTGGTTCCTAAACCGAAGGATAATTGT TGAGGAAGACGGGGAGCATGATAAGAAGAAGATCTGGTACTACAGCACAAAGGTCCAGCTGGGAGAGCTGATAGAGTGTCTAGACAAGGAGTACTGGGAAAACGACCTGTGTGCCGTCCtcgaggagatgagagaggaggtgcACACTCACATGGACATCACTGAGGACCTCACCAACAAGGCCCGCGGCAACAACAAGGCCTTCCTCACGGCAGCCAACG aTGAGATCCTGGAGCGTGTGCAGGGCAGGCAGGAACGGCGAGCAGTGGAGCAGGCAGAGAAGGCCACTACAGACACTACCAAGATAGAGGAAGAGACCCCCACACACTGCTCTCCACTATCAGACCACAGAGAGCTTCAAGACTCAGAGTCTAAAGAGGAGGCAAGCTCACAAG aggATAAGCCTGTAGACTCAGAGTCCCATGGAGAGGAGGACCCCTCTGCCCAGTGCCAGCCTACCCCACCACCACACCCTGGAGACGAGAACAGCAACAGCAGCCACGTCTCAGCGCCTGGGGTCCTCAGGAGGCCTGAAGAGCCAAACCTCGCTGACAGGTCCTCTCAGTCCTCCATCACCAGCCAGGACGACACGG GTGAAGGCAAGGAGATTGGGAATGGTGAGGGGTCAGCGTCTGGATTGACTAACAATCGCATAGTGACTCGTCTGCGTAACCCGGAGAGTAAGCTGAGCCAGCAAAAGACCCAGGGAGATGGCAGCCCTACACCCAGGGACAGCAAGGAG ACATCTCCTCCCAGCTCTGAGAGTGAAGTGGCTCTTCTGGGTACTGTGAGGAAAGACTTGACGGTGAAGGGCAACCTGAACAACTTCTTCAAGCTGGGCCAGGAGGGCAAGTTCCGAGTCTACCACAACCAGTTCAGCACCAACACACTGGGCCTCAACAAGCACCAGCATCGTGAGGACCACGACAAGCGCCGCCACCTCTCCCATAAGTTCAGCCTAACCCCCGCCGGGGATTTCAAGTGGAACGGCTCCATCCATGGCTCCAAGGTGCTGACCATCTCCACCCTGCGGCTCACCATCATCCAGCTGGAGACCAATGTCCCCGCCCCCTTCCTGCACCCAAACTGGGCCTCGCACAG GACAAACTGGATTAAAGCGGTGCAGATGTGCAGTAAGGCTCGGGAGTTTGCCTTGGCGCTGGCCATCATGGAGTGTGCCATCAAACCAGTGGTCATGCTGCCTGTCTGGAAAGATGCGCTTGGACACACCAG gctCCATCGCATGACCTCCATGGAgcgggaggagaaagagaaggggaaaaagagagagaaaaaactggAGGATGAGGAGACTATGCAGCAGGCCACCTGGGTGAAGTACACCATCCCCATCAAACACCAG gTGTGGAAGCAGAAGGGGGAGGAGTACAGAGTAACTGGGTACGGGGGCTGGAGCTGGGTCAGTAAGACTCACGTCCATCGCTTTGTTCCCAGGCTACCAGGGAACACCAACGTCAACTACCGCAAAGTACTCGAAG CAGCTAAAACTGGCAAAGAAAATGCAACATCCTGCCCGAACAAACGAAAATGTTTGCCCAAAGCACCAACGAGCTCGGAAACCCAGGCAAAAGAAGAGTCTACTCCAATTACTGAAGAAAAAGACCAGGAGGAAACCTCCACCATGGAGCCATCTGGGAGCACTTCACCAGGAGAGGGGCAGACTCtgaaagagaaggaagagaaaaaTATCACAGACGTGGAGGAGAAGAAAGATGATCAGGTGGAGGAGAAGACTGAGGACAAGATGGATGTTGACCCCAGTCCACCAGATGCCTGTCTCAGTGAGGAAAAAG GTATAGTGGACAGCAAATGTCCCTCATCACTGGCTGACCCTGCTGTGAAGGAGGAGCCCGGGGAGGAAGAAGAACCTAAGCAGGAGGACTCTGAGGCCAAGCCACCTGTCCGCCCCTTCAACTGGGATGTGGTGAACGTCAGCGAGGGCTTCCAGCTCCGTACGGCCTACAAGAAGAAGGTGAAGACGTCCAAGCTCGACGGGCTGCTGGAGCGCAGAGTGAAACAGTTCACCCTGGAGGAGAAGCAGAGGCTAGAGCGCCTCAAACAGCAGTCAGCCCTGGCCAAACACACAGTCTCCAAGGAGAAAGTTAACACAGGGACTCCCACCACCATCAAGGCTTCTATAGCAGACAAGTTAGCAGTGACACCGTGCACAAGTCTGAAAGCTGAGAGACAAGCAGACTCAGTAGTTAAAGACACAATTGTTAAAAGGCTTGACTTTGACCAGGAGCAGCCAGTGAAATCCCAGCCTTCAGGAGAGACAGATAATCTGGACGTCAGATTAGGCTCCACCTGTAAACCCCAGGCAGCAGGAGCCACAGGCcccaacctcaacaccacagagTTGGCCAACCATGAGAGCAGCGTTCAGGGAAATGGTGGGGATGCGTTATCTCAAACAGAGCTGAATGGAGGCTCCCAGAAAAGCATAGACCTCAACAACAAAGTCAATTTGACATCTCTAGAACTGGCTTTAGGTGCCCCCAAACCTCCCAGAGCAGAAGTGACGATAGCAGGAGAAAACGGTAGGAAGCATGGTTATGAGGAGACAGAGCAAGGTAatggacagagggagatagaaagCAAACCACATTTAGTGCAGGTGAATGGGAAAGACGCTGTTGACACCAAGGCTCCTGTAGACTCAAAGATGCACTTAAACCTGGCCAACAAAGTGGACACCAAGGTCATGCTCCAGACGTTAGAGGGTGAGATCAAAACACTGCCAGTGAAGGAGCCTATAAAATCCATTATGAACGGTACTCTCTCTCAAGACGGGTTAAAGGTCAACAACACTGTGTTAGCCACCAGCCCAGCCACGGCGGACGTAGAGAGAAGGGTTGTGGTGTCTGAGCCTGACTATCTGCCACCTCAGAAGGTTGCCAGACTGGAGAATAATGGCGACAGGGTGGCAGACTCCGTCACGTCGTCACTGTTAGGGCCGCCCACTGGTGTTCCCACGGTAAGCAACAGCACCGAGTCTCAGCCAATGGAGATTGGGCAGACAGCATCCAATAAGATCACCCCGTTTCCTATCCCCACTGCAGAGGAGTCCAGCTTGAGTAACAACACCACAGTGAACAGCAGTAGCAGTACTGGGGTGCTGAAGACCATCACCCAAGTcaccacaaccactactaccaccatgtcaacaGAGTCTCGCACGGTGCAGATAGCCGAGGTCTCCAGCAGCACTAAGCCTGCAGTGATCCCTGCTGCAGAGAGCAGTGCTGTATCCACCCTCACCACCATGACCAAGACCACCGTCACCAGGGTCTGCTCCCCGACCCTCGGGGCCACTGTCTCCGAGGAGACCAAGACTGTTGTCACTGCAATGTTGACAGATGCCAAATCTGGCCCCTCAGGCTCTTCGGTCACCTCCATGACAGTCAGTAAGGAGTACTCCACCAGAGACCGTGTCCGGCTGCTAAAGTTCTCCCGCTCCAAGAAGACCCGCTCTGGCACGGCCCTCCCCTCCTACCGCAAGTTCGTCACCAAGAGTAGCAAGAAGAGCATCTTTGTACTGCCTAATGATGACCTGAAGAAGCTGGCGAGGAGAGGGGGCATCAGAGAGGTACCTATCTTCAACTACAACGCCAAGCCAGCCCTGGACATCTGGCCCTATCCCTCCCCCAGACCCACCTTTGGAATCACGTGGAG ATACCGTCTCCAGACTGTGAAGTCTTTGGCGGGGGTCAGTCTGATGCTGCGGCTGCTCTGGGCCTGCCTGAGGTGGGATGACATGGCTGTCAAGCCCTCCCCTGCTGTAGGAACCACCCGCACAG AATCCTCGGAGACGGCGATCACCACAACAGAGATCATCAAGCGGCGAGATGTGGGGCCGCACGGCATTCGGTCTGAATACTGCATCAGGAAGATCATCTGCCCAATTGGCGTTACCGAAGCTCCCAAAG AAACTCCCACTCCCCAGAGGAAAGGCCTGCGCTCCAGCGCTCTGAGGCCAAAGAAGCCTGAGCCGGCCAAGCAGACTGGACCCATCATCTTAGAGACGTGGGTGGCCGAGGAGGAGCTGGAGATCTGGGAGATCAGAGCCTTTTCAGAAAG ggtagagagggagaaggccCAGGCTGCAGACCAGGCTAAG AAACGGTTGGAGCAACAGAAGCCTGGTGccaccacctccacccccaccagCACCCCTACAACCTCAGCTTCTGGCACTCCGGCATCCCTGACCAGCCAGGTCACCCCGGGGACTAAACTGGTCCTGGCCACTAAACTGGGGACACCTGTCACATTCCAGCAGAACAAGAACTTCCATCAGTCGTTTGCTTCCTGGGTCAAGCAGGGCCAGGGTAGTCCAG TCTCCACTTGCTCACGGGCCACCGTGGCCAAcagcatggtcaccacctctgGACAAACGTTCCAGATCTCTGCCAGCCCGGTGACCATGGCTGGCCAGGTCATCACCGCCAAGCTACCCATCCCGGCCAACAGCAAGATTGTTACGGTCAACATGCCAACCACACAAGGAG GTATGGTGCAAGTCCAGCAGAATGTCATGGGCATTATTCCATCCAGTACCCCAGGCAACCAGCGGACCTACTCCTCATTCCAGAACCGCAACGCCACCATCAACATCAGACCCAACACCTCCACCTCAACCACCACTCAGCCG GCCATTGCCACCGGAGCCCAGATCCGTCCGGGCATGTCGGTGATCCGATCTCCCCTGCAGCAGGGCACCACCATGGGCAAAACCATCATCAGAACCCCCTTGATGATGCAACAAGGTATTCTACCAGCCA GCCAGCAGCAGGTGGTGACTCAGATCATCCGGGGCCAACCTGTCTCCACAGCAGTTTCCAGTGCCAGCCCTGTGCAGACCAGCGCAGGCCAGAGGATGCTGGGTGCTGCCCCGTCCCCCCGTCCTGTCACCCCTGCCACCGGGCAGTCCCCATCACCATCCACCCCCCAAGGCGGCCGACCACAGCAGGGCCAGGTCAAACTCACCCTGGCCCAGCTCACCCAGCTAACGCAGGGGGCACAG gGAGGGAACCAGGGTCTCACAGTAGTAatccagggacagggacagaccaCAGGCCAGCTGCAGGTCATCCCCCAGGGGGTGACAGTCATCCCAGGCCCTGGGCAACAGCTCATGCAGGCTGCCATGCCCAACGGCCAGGTGCAGCGCTTCCTCTTCACCCCAGGGGCATCAGCCCCCACCCCCGCAACCACGGCCAGTGCTGCTTTCAACCCCGTCACAGCCCCCACAACAACACCCTCAGTGCCAG CGCCGTCTCAGCCTCCGGTTCAGACTCCCACCACCTCTCAAGCACCGGCACCACCAGTCCAGCCCCCTCAACAGGCTATCGCTCCTGTTCAGCCCCCTCAACAGGCTATCGTTCCTGTCCAGCCCCCTCAACAGGCTATCGCTTCTGTCCAGCCCCCTCAACAGGCTACCGCTCCTGTCCAGCCCCCTCAACAGGCTACCGCTCCAGTCCAGCCCCCTCAACAGGCTACCGCTCCAGTCCAGCCCCCTCAACAGGCTATCGCTCCTGTCCAGCCCCCTCAACAGGCTATCGCTCCTGTCCAGCCCCCTCAACAGGCTATCGCTCCTGTCCAGCCCCCTCAACAGGCTATCGCTTCAGTCCAGCCCCCTCAACAGGCTATTGCTCCAGTCCAGCCCCCTCAACAGGCTATCGCTCCAGTCCAGCCTCCTCAACAGCCTATCGCTCCTGTCCAGCCCCCTGCCCTCGCTCCTGCCCCCCCTCCAGTGTCCACACATCAGACTCAACCCCCTCAGACTCAAGTCCACATCCCCCTCCAGTCCCGCACTGCATTACCCATCCAGCAGATAGCCCAGATCCCAACCTCTCCACAACAGGTCCATATGAAGACTCTCTCGGTCTCCCCCTCTATCACCCAGGCCACAGTGAGGCCCATCCAGGCCCATGCTCAACTCCAGCCCCAGGTTACGGCTCAGATCAGGCCCCAGCAGCAGCTGCatctccaccaccaacaccagcTGATCACAGTGCCGGGGCTGCAGCCGCAGGTTCAGGTGCTGGGCACCATCCAGACCCACATGGCAGCCCAGCTCCAGGCCCAGCAGGGTGGGGCGTTGCCCCAGCAGATCAAGCTGCAGCTGCCTATCCAGATCCAGCAGGCAGGAGGCCAGGTGCAGGCCCACCAGATCCAGAACGTGGTGACCATCCAGACAGCCAGTGTGCAGGACCACCTGCAGAGGATCCAGCAGCTCCGAGAGCAGcagcagaagaagaagcagcaggAGGCCAAAAGGGAGCAGAGCCTGCAGGCCTCCAGTCCCAGCGACATCATCCAGAAACAGGTGGTGATGaagcagaatgctgtgatagaaAATCTGAAACAGAGGAAGACCATGACTCCAGCAGAGCGGGAGGAGAACCAGAG AATAATCGTCTGCAACCAGGTTATGAAGTTCATCCTGGACAAGATCGACAAGGACGAGAAGCAGGCGGCtaagaagaggaagaaggaggagtcTGTGGAGCAGAAACGCAGCAAGCAGAATGCCACCAAGCTCTCGGCTCTGCTCTTCAAGCACAAAGAGCAGCTCAAGGCTGAGATCCTGAAGAAGAGGGCTCTACTGGACAAGGAGCTGCAGCTGGAGGTTCAG GAGGAGCTGAGGAGGGACATCAGCAGGctgaggaaggagaaggagaaggccCAAGCTGCAGCCTCTCAGGCAGCCGCTGCTGCAGCCGCAGCCCAGGTGGTCTTATCCCTCTCCCCCACCATGGCCTCGCTCTCCTCCGCCCACAAACGCAAGAGGGACGACGAGAGGGACTCGTCCTCCGCCAAgcccaagaagaagaagatgataTCCACTACCTCAAAGGATCACAAGAAGGAAGTCAAGctgtactgtgtctgtaaaacGCCCTATGACGAGGCCAA GTTCTACATTGGGTGCGACCTGTGCTCCAACTGGTTCCACGGTGCGTGTGTGGGCATCACGGAGAAGGAGGCCAAGAAGATGGACGACTACGTCTGTAATGGCTGCAAGCAGGGCCAGGACTCACAGGACTCCGAGGGCACCACGGAGGAGCTGTACTGCATCTGCCGGACGCCATATGATGAAACACA GTTTTACATTGGCTGCGACCGTTGCCAGAACTGGTACCACGGGCGCTGTGTGGGCATTCTGCAGAGTGAGGCCACCCACATAGACGAGTATGTGTGCCCGCAGTGTCAATCCACGGAGGACGCCATGACGGTCCTCACACCATTAACCGACAAGGATTACGAGGGTTTAAGAAGAATCCTGCGCTCTTTACAG GCTCACAAAATGGCGTGGCCGTTCCTTGAACCAGTAGATCCCAACGATGCTCCTGATTATTATGGCGTTATAAAGGAACCGATGG ACCTCTCAACAATGGAAGACAAATTACAGAAACGGTATTACAACAAGCTCACTGAGTTTGTGGCGGACATGACCAAAGTCTTTGACAACTGCCGCTACTACAACCCCAACGACTCCCCCTTCTTTCAGTGTGCCGAAGTTCTGGAGTCATTCTTTGTACAGAAGCTCAAAGGTTTCAAAGCTAGCAG GTCTCATAACAACAAACTACAGACTTCGACCTCTTAG